In Natrinema amylolyticum, the following are encoded in one genomic region:
- a CDS encoding 4a-hydroxytetrahydrobiopterin dehydratase translates to MADLLSDEEIEEGLPAEWEREDDEIVRVYEFDDYLRGVNFAQMVGEIAEAQFHHPEIIIRYSGVEIRLTSHEEGGITEDDIEMAELIESERDA, encoded by the coding sequence ATGGCTGACTTACTTTCCGACGAGGAGATCGAGGAGGGACTCCCCGCCGAGTGGGAGCGGGAGGACGACGAGATCGTTCGCGTCTACGAGTTCGACGACTACCTTCGGGGCGTCAACTTCGCCCAGATGGTCGGCGAGATCGCCGAAGCGCAGTTCCACCACCCCGAGATCATCATCCGCTACTCCGGCGTCGAGATCCGGCTGACCTCCCACGAGGAGGGCGGCATCACCGAAGACGACATCGAGATGGCTGAACTGATCGAGTCCGAGCGCGACGCCTGA
- a CDS encoding PIN domain-containing protein, with product MSTRTRVALDTSALMMPVELDVRLFEELERLLDSFEPTIPQAVLEELRRLSEKGGQEGTAATVGHDLATERCLVVDTEASYADDALVELAREGAVDYVVTNDRPLRDRVLEASRPVIALRGRNKLAITQP from the coding sequence ATGAGCACGCGGACGCGGGTCGCCCTCGACACGAGCGCGCTCATGATGCCGGTCGAACTCGACGTGCGGCTGTTCGAGGAACTCGAGAGACTGCTGGACTCGTTCGAACCAACGATTCCGCAGGCCGTCCTCGAGGAACTCCGGCGGCTCTCGGAGAAGGGCGGTCAGGAGGGAACGGCCGCGACCGTCGGCCACGATCTGGCGACCGAACGCTGTCTCGTCGTCGATACGGAGGCATCGTACGCCGACGACGCCCTGGTCGAACTCGCCCGCGAGGGCGCGGTCGACTACGTCGTCACGAACGACCGCCCGCTGCGCGACCGAGTGCTCGAGGCGAGCAGACCGGTAATTGCATTACGCGGGAGAAACAAGTTAGCGATCACTCAACCATAG
- a CDS encoding fumarylacetoacetate hydrolase family protein — protein sequence MKLATFEVDTPVGPVERIGAVDESTDSDDTAAGEAALVDLTAAYGAVLEADGEPAPADLARAHVPPEMIAFLERGDRAIADAREALEYAAETNAERGPGGATLRYEPGEYRLLAPLPRPNSLRDCMAIEEHVQNSMDGEIADVWYDLPVYYKGNADSVVAPGETIRWPDYSDIMDYELEIAAVIGKRGRDISADEAEEYIAGYTVFNDFSARDIQGEEMEGRLGPAKGKDFANGLGPYVVPREDIDVLSAPMTARVDGEIWSEGTVDEMYHSFADIIAHVSQSETLHPGDVIGSGTVGEGCGLELGQWLEDGNTVELEVEGIGTLEHTVVE from the coding sequence GTGAAGCTCGCGACGTTCGAGGTCGACACCCCCGTCGGCCCCGTCGAGCGAATCGGAGCCGTCGACGAGTCGACCGACTCCGACGACACCGCGGCCGGCGAAGCCGCGCTCGTGGACCTCACCGCCGCCTACGGCGCGGTCCTCGAGGCCGACGGCGAACCCGCGCCCGCGGATCTGGCCCGCGCACACGTCCCGCCGGAGATGATCGCCTTCTTAGAGCGCGGCGACCGGGCGATCGCGGACGCCAGAGAGGCCCTCGAGTACGCGGCCGAAACGAACGCCGAGCGCGGCCCCGGCGGCGCGACGCTCCGGTACGAGCCCGGCGAATACCGACTGCTCGCGCCGCTGCCGCGACCGAACTCGCTGCGGGACTGCATGGCCATCGAGGAGCACGTGCAGAACAGTATGGACGGCGAAATCGCCGACGTCTGGTACGACCTGCCGGTCTACTACAAGGGCAACGCCGACAGCGTGGTCGCGCCTGGCGAGACGATCCGGTGGCCCGACTACTCCGATATCATGGACTACGAACTCGAGATCGCGGCCGTGATCGGGAAGCGCGGGCGGGACATCTCCGCAGACGAAGCCGAGGAGTACATCGCCGGCTATACGGTTTTCAACGACTTCAGCGCCCGCGACATCCAGGGCGAAGAGATGGAGGGCCGGCTCGGGCCGGCGAAGGGGAAGGACTTCGCGAACGGGCTGGGTCCCTATGTCGTCCCCCGCGAGGACATCGACGTCCTCTCGGCACCCATGACCGCCCGCGTCGACGGCGAGATCTGGTCCGAGGGCACGGTCGACGAGATGTACCATTCCTTCGCGGATATCATCGCCCACGTCTCCCAGTCCGAGACGCTCCACCCCGGCGACGTCATCGGCAGCGGCACCGTCGGCGAGGGCTGCGGGTTGGAGTTAGGGCAGTGGCTCGAGGACGGCAATACCGTCGAACTCGAGGTCGAGGGGATCGGCACGCTCGAGCACACGGTCGTCGAATAA
- a CDS encoding VOC family protein encodes MDSVDHINVDVDALEPCYEFYRDVLDLELVRPPADFQGEHAMFRAGETVVTLAETGRAENWDERGLDHPLDKAHLAFETDRETYAALMDDLDDQFPNQGPYDWDEFEGFYFLDPDGNLLEVVTYESPPGERTRPLLTHDDVE; translated from the coding sequence ATGGATTCCGTCGATCACATCAACGTCGACGTCGACGCGCTCGAGCCCTGCTACGAGTTCTATCGCGACGTCCTCGATCTCGAACTCGTCAGACCGCCGGCGGATTTTCAGGGCGAACACGCGATGTTCCGGGCCGGCGAAACGGTCGTGACGCTGGCCGAAACGGGCCGCGCCGAGAACTGGGACGAGCGGGGGCTCGATCATCCCCTCGACAAGGCCCACCTCGCGTTCGAGACCGATCGCGAGACCTACGCGGCGCTGATGGACGACCTCGATGACCAGTTCCCGAACCAGGGTCCGTACGACTGGGACGAGTTCGAGGGGTTCTACTTCCTCGACCCCGACGGGAATCTCCTCGAGGTCGTCACCTACGAGTCCCCGCCGGGCGAGCGAACGCGACCGTTGCTCACGCACGACGACGTCGAGTGA
- a CDS encoding DUF5787 family protein produces the protein MSEFAFELELCARLEERRDGIVARQLGGSVAEPGGRILDVLCVEPGPEFADRVAIASESIPDAAIESAVGTGQARYWKDAFDCHPERARSATERAKEIGFFERDRSASATASREYVRQVARYPDWYDRIVGIENKPDLGRPGDLEAQLRTDVSLALVDEVVLATESYVTGAHLHRIPDEVGVWRVHRDGSDAGRSLEIEVIREPMTLPVDEPGIEPLESHPGRTEIEVVSPAAKARTRRRIAERAYGKGWRTYDVPDCAACRPDDGSGATLPYCEWKGRAVDAGSECGSSCPGYEDAPTTAVDLEAERDRRTPWEAEPSGKRRRQSGLDRFG, from the coding sequence GTGTCGGAGTTCGCGTTCGAACTCGAGTTGTGCGCCCGTCTCGAAGAGCGACGCGACGGAATCGTCGCGCGCCAGCTCGGCGGCAGCGTCGCCGAGCCCGGCGGACGGATCCTCGACGTGCTCTGCGTCGAACCCGGCCCCGAATTCGCGGATCGCGTCGCGATCGCGAGCGAGTCGATTCCGGACGCCGCCATCGAGTCTGCCGTCGGAACCGGGCAGGCCCGCTACTGGAAGGACGCCTTCGACTGTCACCCCGAGCGCGCCCGCAGCGCCACGGAGCGGGCCAAAGAGATCGGCTTCTTCGAGCGCGATCGGAGCGCCAGCGCGACCGCGAGCCGCGAGTACGTCCGACAGGTCGCGCGCTATCCCGACTGGTACGACCGCATCGTCGGAATCGAGAACAAGCCCGACCTCGGTCGGCCGGGGGATCTCGAGGCCCAACTGCGGACGGACGTGAGCCTCGCGCTGGTCGACGAAGTCGTGCTCGCGACCGAGAGTTACGTCACCGGCGCGCACTTACACCGGATCCCCGACGAAGTCGGCGTCTGGCGGGTTCACCGCGACGGGTCGGACGCGGGCCGCTCGCTCGAGATCGAGGTAATCCGCGAGCCGATGACGCTCCCCGTCGACGAGCCCGGAATCGAGCCCCTCGAGTCCCACCCCGGTCGGACCGAGATCGAAGTCGTCTCCCCCGCGGCGAAGGCGCGAACGCGTCGTCGGATCGCCGAACGGGCCTACGGCAAGGGCTGGCGAACGTACGACGTTCCCGACTGTGCGGCCTGTCGCCCGGACGACGGGAGCGGTGCGACGCTTCCCTACTGCGAGTGGAAGGGCCGCGCGGTCGACGCCGGGTCGGAGTGCGGGTCGTCGTGTCCGGGCTACGAGGACGCGCCAACGACTGCCGTCGATCTCGAGGCCGAACGCGACCGTCGAACGCCGTGGGAGGCCGAACCGAGCGGAAAGCGACGACGGCAGTCGGGGCTCGATCGGTTCGGCTGA
- the lwrS gene encoding LWR-salt protein, with protein sequence MDASYVFRVRFRIEPAREFVSLEPNSAETTVTLSRAAPEPGTEGWLFFRNTLWRGEVADREYGRRLAAEWLGVPERTVESVDFRELQTDEEYFDALQSAIAADLEAFKADDVSDALSKYLGSSVRVIDTDEGDSSSH encoded by the coding sequence ATGGATGCCAGTTACGTCTTCCGCGTCCGGTTTCGCATAGAGCCCGCACGGGAGTTCGTCTCCCTCGAGCCCAACTCCGCGGAGACGACGGTCACGCTCTCTCGAGCGGCACCGGAGCCTGGCACGGAGGGGTGGCTGTTTTTCCGAAACACGCTGTGGCGCGGCGAGGTCGCCGATCGGGAGTACGGCCGCCGACTCGCTGCGGAGTGGCTCGGCGTCCCCGAGCGGACCGTCGAGAGCGTCGACTTCCGCGAACTGCAGACCGACGAGGAGTACTTCGACGCGCTGCAGTCGGCGATCGCGGCCGATCTGGAGGCGTTCAAGGCCGACGACGTCTCGGACGCCCTCTCGAAGTATCTCGGCTCGAGCGTTCGGGTGATCGACACGGACGAGGGCGACTCTAGTAGCCACTGA
- a CDS encoding cyclase family protein — protein sequence MSGLITSDETTLIDLSIGLEDGVASEPTPPSIDAFDHEAGAKRLAETLQEQGYDVEPDDFPDGMGLAWEDVEAIPHAGTHLDAPWHYGPEVDGEPAKTIEEIPLEWCRGSAVVLDFRTMEPGEEIGVADLEDALAELDHDLSTGEIVLLQTGADELWGQPEYLTQFPGMSAEGTKFLVEQGVRVIGTDAYGFDKPFAAMGERYVESGDEDELWPAHVAGRAVEYCQIEKMANLDALPRKTDIPLVAFPIKIEDGSAGWVRPVAMLEGGAADGDGATDGADAETGGEAA from the coding sequence ATGAGTGGTTTGATAACATCTGACGAAACTACCTTGATCGACCTCAGCATCGGCCTCGAGGACGGCGTGGCGAGCGAGCCGACGCCGCCGAGTATCGACGCGTTCGACCACGAGGCGGGCGCGAAGCGCCTCGCCGAGACCCTGCAGGAACAGGGGTACGACGTCGAGCCAGACGACTTCCCCGACGGAATGGGACTCGCCTGGGAGGACGTCGAGGCCATTCCCCACGCCGGAACCCACCTCGACGCGCCGTGGCACTACGGCCCGGAGGTCGACGGGGAACCGGCGAAGACGATCGAAGAGATTCCCCTCGAGTGGTGTCGCGGGTCGGCGGTCGTCCTCGATTTCCGGACCATGGAGCCCGGCGAAGAGATCGGGGTCGCCGATCTCGAGGACGCCCTCGCGGAGCTGGATCACGACCTCTCGACGGGCGAGATCGTCCTGCTCCAGACCGGTGCCGACGAGCTGTGGGGCCAACCCGAATACCTCACGCAGTTTCCCGGGATGAGCGCAGAAGGAACAAAATTCCTCGTCGAGCAGGGGGTGAGGGTGATCGGGACGGACGCCTACGGCTTCGACAAACCGTTCGCCGCGATGGGCGAGCGCTACGTCGAGTCCGGCGACGAGGACGAGTTGTGGCCGGCCCACGTCGCCGGCCGGGCGGTCGAGTACTGCCAGATCGAGAAGATGGCCAATCTCGACGCGCTGCCGCGCAAGACCGACATCCCCCTCGTCGCGTTCCCGATCAAGATCGAGGACGGGAGCGCGGGCTGGGTGCGGCCGGTCGCGATGCTCGAGGGCGGGGCGGCCGACGGAGACGGAGCGACCGACGGAGCCGACGCCGAAACCGGGGGTGAGGCGGCGTGA
- a CDS encoding helix-turn-helix domain-containing protein: MSTIADLRLPAAETALATTFERAPEATFELESSVSKTRPSLWVSGVDSETVAAAFEADPSVEEAELLVETGSRLLYDVTFAAGAGTTHLWDDLLADGGSLLEARASDGWWQVTVRYRDRDTLCDAYDRLVDRGVNADLRRVTDVTDVEGHETRLTPEQREALEAALEYGYFEIPRGVSMEELAEELGISHQALSERFRRAYETLVDAELQPAGEESRLE, translated from the coding sequence ATGTCGACGATAGCCGACCTCCGGCTTCCGGCGGCGGAGACGGCCCTGGCGACCACCTTCGAGCGCGCGCCCGAGGCCACGTTCGAACTCGAGTCCTCGGTCTCGAAGACGCGGCCGTCGCTATGGGTGTCCGGCGTGGATTCCGAGACGGTCGCTGCGGCCTTCGAGGCCGATCCCTCGGTCGAGGAGGCCGAACTCCTCGTCGAAACGGGGTCGCGACTGCTGTACGACGTGACCTTCGCCGCGGGCGCCGGGACGACCCACCTCTGGGACGACCTGCTCGCGGACGGCGGCTCCCTGCTCGAGGCGCGGGCGAGCGACGGCTGGTGGCAGGTGACCGTGCGCTACCGCGATCGCGACACGCTCTGTGACGCCTACGATCGGCTGGTCGACCGCGGCGTCAACGCCGATCTGCGACGCGTGACCGACGTGACCGACGTCGAGGGCCACGAGACGCGACTGACGCCCGAACAGCGGGAAGCGCTCGAGGCCGCGCTCGAGTACGGCTACTTCGAGATCCCCCGCGGGGTGTCGATGGAGGAACTGGCCGAGGAGCTGGGCATTTCCCATCAGGCGCTCTCCGAACGGTTCCGGCGGGCCTACGAGACGCTGGTCGACGCCGAACTCCAGCCCGCGGGGGAGGAGTCGCGGCTGGAGTGA
- a CDS encoding DNA-directed RNA polymerase yields the protein MYKRVRLKDTVEVPPEELGDVSPDRVKRLLQDKLEGRMDEEVGSVVSVTDVHDIGEGTVLPNRPGVYYEAEFDAVTFDPEMQEVVDGTVVEVVEFGAFVGIGPVDGLLHVSQISDEYLAFDGENQRLASNESARSLGVEDAVRARIVTKSIDERNPRDSKIGLTAKQPGLGKHGWLEEEREKREATAGE from the coding sequence ATGTACAAACGGGTTAGACTGAAGGACACAGTAGAAGTACCGCCGGAAGAGCTCGGCGACGTTTCGCCGGATCGAGTCAAGCGACTGCTCCAGGACAAACTCGAGGGACGGATGGACGAAGAGGTCGGGAGCGTCGTCTCCGTCACCGACGTCCACGATATCGGCGAAGGAACGGTGTTGCCGAACCGGCCGGGGGTCTACTACGAGGCCGAGTTCGACGCCGTCACCTTCGATCCGGAGATGCAGGAGGTCGTCGACGGCACCGTCGTCGAAGTCGTCGAATTCGGTGCCTTCGTCGGGATCGGCCCCGTCGACGGACTGTTGCACGTCTCGCAGATCAGCGACGAGTATCTCGCCTTCGACGGCGAGAATCAGCGGCTGGCCTCGAACGAGTCCGCGCGCTCGCTCGGCGTCGAGGACGCCGTCCGGGCCCGCATCGTCACCAAGAGCATCGACGAGCGCAACCCCCGCGACTCGAAGATCGGGCTCACCGCCAAACAGCCCGGCCTCGGCAAACACGGCTGGCTCGAGGAAGAGCGAGAGAAACGCGAAGCGACCGCAGGTGAATAA
- a CDS encoding MATE family efflux transporter produces the protein MTERGAAVVRAAARTLERCGIIDAERFRPTMELAWPRIVTGFAIMSKQTADLAMVGIAVGTAGTAGLAFALGYWQIVTLLGLGLAGGTVTLVSQNYGGEATARASLAVNQSVLLAIGFSLPIAGVFLVAPDPLIGLLGAGPDALRHGSIYLVYVAPAVVFELLNLIASRTYTGVGDTFTEMVARAGGAVLNIVLSGLLIFWFGLGAAGAAIGTTLASGFVTVVLAWGMLGRSYGRLGMEPSPVPIARGGPWFEPTLIRQLVEISLPEIGRRLAQGAIVFPLLWIAASFGPVVVTALEVGRRVRALINSVNWGLSLAASSLVGQHLGAGEETEAGAYGAGIIRLSAVLYTALTVLVVLLARPIAGLFVTDPAAAAQAAVFVAVGAVSSIGYGIDGAAAGALLGAGDTRWPFVASLIGRYAFALPAAALGLVTPLGVGGLYLALFLETAVPGGINYWLFRIGRWKAVSRRYRPSSDPG, from the coding sequence ATGACCGAACGGGGAGCGGCCGTCGTGCGGGCCGCCGCGCGCACGCTTGAGCGCTGCGGGATCATCGACGCCGAACGGTTCCGCCCGACCATGGAACTGGCGTGGCCCCGAATCGTCACCGGCTTCGCGATCATGTCCAAGCAGACGGCCGACCTCGCGATGGTCGGGATCGCGGTCGGGACGGCGGGGACCGCGGGGCTCGCGTTCGCGCTCGGCTACTGGCAGATCGTCACGCTGCTGGGACTCGGCCTCGCGGGCGGTACCGTCACGCTCGTCTCACAGAATTATGGCGGCGAGGCGACCGCTCGCGCGTCGCTGGCCGTCAACCAGAGCGTCCTGCTCGCGATCGGGTTCTCGCTTCCGATCGCGGGCGTCTTTCTCGTTGCCCCCGACCCGCTGATCGGGCTGCTCGGTGCGGGGCCGGACGCGCTTCGTCACGGGAGCATCTATCTCGTCTACGTCGCACCTGCGGTGGTCTTCGAGCTACTCAATCTCATCGCCAGTCGAACGTATACGGGCGTCGGCGACACGTTCACCGAGATGGTCGCCCGCGCCGGCGGCGCGGTCCTCAATATCGTCCTCAGCGGCCTGCTCATCTTCTGGTTCGGACTGGGCGCTGCCGGTGCCGCGATCGGGACGACCCTCGCGAGCGGGTTCGTGACGGTGGTCCTCGCGTGGGGGATGCTCGGCCGATCGTACGGCCGACTCGGGATGGAGCCCAGTCCCGTCCCCATCGCTCGAGGCGGCCCCTGGTTCGAGCCGACGCTGATCCGCCAGCTGGTCGAGATCTCGCTGCCGGAGATCGGCCGGCGGCTCGCACAGGGCGCGATCGTCTTCCCGCTGCTCTGGATCGCCGCCTCGTTCGGCCCCGTCGTCGTCACGGCGCTCGAGGTCGGCCGACGGGTTCGGGCCCTGATAAACAGCGTCAACTGGGGGCTATCGCTGGCCGCGAGTTCGCTCGTCGGACAGCACCTCGGTGCCGGCGAGGAGACGGAGGCGGGAGCCTACGGCGCGGGAATCATTCGACTCTCGGCGGTGCTCTACACCGCGCTGACCGTTCTGGTCGTACTCCTCGCGCGACCGATCGCGGGGCTGTTCGTCACCGATCCCGCGGCGGCGGCGCAGGCCGCCGTCTTCGTCGCCGTCGGCGCGGTCAGTTCGATCGGGTACGGCATCGACGGGGCCGCCGCGGGGGCGCTGCTGGGGGCCGGCGACACCCGCTGGCCGTTCGTCGCCTCCCTGATCGGCCGCTACGCCTTCGCCCTTCCGGCGGCCGCGCTCGGGCTGGTCACGCCGCTCGGCGTCGGCGGGCTCTATCTGGCGCTCTTCCTCGAGACGGCGGTGCCGGGCGGGATCAACTACTGGCTGTTTCGGATCGGCCGGTGGAAAGCGGTGAGTCGCCGGTATCGGCCGTCCTCGGATCCCGGGTAA
- a CDS encoding dodecin family protein, with protein sequence MSETAKVIKLVGTSTESWEDAAQTALDDADETLEGITGIEIESQTADVEGGQIESYTTTIHVSFGLQR encoded by the coding sequence ATGAGTGAAACTGCCAAAGTCATCAAGCTGGTCGGCACGTCGACCGAATCGTGGGAAGACGCCGCACAGACCGCGCTCGACGACGCAGACGAGACGCTCGAGGGGATCACCGGCATCGAAATCGAGTCACAGACGGCCGACGTCGAGGGCGGACAGATCGAATCGTACACGACGACGATCCACGTCTCGTTCGGGCTCCAGCGCTGA
- the spt4 gene encoding transcription elongation factor subunit Spt4, with translation MASDRLVCRECHRVNEPDNETCDACNSSSLTEDWAGYVIIAHPEESQIATEMQITEPGAYALKVR, from the coding sequence ATGGCATCGGACCGCCTCGTCTGTCGCGAGTGTCACCGGGTCAACGAACCGGACAACGAGACCTGTGACGCCTGCAACTCCTCGTCACTGACCGAGGACTGGGCGGGCTACGTTATCATCGCCCACCCCGAAGAGAGTCAGATCGCGACGGAGATGCAGATCACCGAACCGGGCGCGTACGCCCTGAAGGTTCGCTGA
- a CDS encoding translation initiation factor IF-2 subunit gamma produces MVGNRQPEVNIGLVGHVDHGKTTLVQALSGSWTDQHSEEMKRGISIRLGYADATFRHCEGLDEPECYTVEEECADGSPSEPLRTVSFVDAPGHETLMATMLSGASLMDGAVLVVSANEPVPQPQTEEHLMALDIIGIDNIVIAQNKVDLVDSETARNNYDQIKEFVEGTVAEDAPIVPVSAGQEVNLDLLIQAIEEEIPTPDRDPDADPRMHVARSFDINKPGTTAKDLAGGVLGGSLVQGELEVGDDIEIRPGREVEEGGQSEYVPIETTIRSLQAGGETADTVTPGGLLGVGTGLDPSLTKGDALAGRMAGPPGTLPPTWNEFTMDVDLLERVVGAESGETVDEISTGEPLMMTVGTATTVGSVTSAREGECEVKLKRPVAADPGTKIAINRRIGARWRLIGLGTLTD; encoded by the coding sequence ATGGTAGGAAATCGACAACCGGAGGTGAACATCGGGCTCGTCGGTCACGTCGACCACGGCAAGACGACGCTGGTGCAAGCTCTCAGCGGCTCGTGGACGGACCAGCACAGCGAAGAGATGAAACGCGGGATTTCGATCAGGCTCGGCTACGCCGACGCCACGTTCCGGCACTGCGAGGGACTGGACGAACCCGAATGCTACACCGTCGAGGAGGAGTGTGCGGACGGCTCGCCGAGCGAGCCGCTCCGGACCGTTTCGTTCGTCGACGCTCCGGGGCACGAGACCCTGATGGCGACGATGCTATCGGGCGCGTCGCTGATGGACGGTGCCGTGTTGGTGGTCAGCGCCAACGAGCCCGTGCCACAGCCCCAGACCGAAGAGCACCTGATGGCGCTCGATATCATCGGTATCGATAACATCGTCATCGCACAGAACAAGGTGGACCTCGTCGACAGCGAGACCGCCCGGAACAACTACGACCAGATCAAGGAGTTCGTCGAGGGCACGGTCGCCGAGGACGCCCCCATCGTCCCCGTCTCCGCGGGGCAGGAGGTCAATCTCGACCTGCTCATCCAGGCGATCGAGGAGGAGATCCCCACACCGGACCGGGATCCCGACGCCGATCCCCGGATGCACGTCGCCCGCAGCTTCGACATCAACAAACCCGGGACGACCGCGAAGGACCTCGCCGGCGGCGTCCTCGGCGGGAGTCTCGTGCAAGGCGAGCTCGAGGTCGGCGACGATATCGAGATCCGGCCCGGCCGCGAGGTCGAGGAGGGCGGCCAGTCCGAGTACGTCCCGATCGAGACGACCATTCGCTCGCTACAGGCCGGCGGCGAGACCGCCGACACCGTCACGCCGGGCGGCCTGCTCGGCGTCGGTACCGGACTCGACCCCTCGCTCACCAAGGGCGACGCGCTGGCCGGCCGGATGGCCGGTCCGCCGGGGACGCTCCCGCCGACGTGGAACGAGTTCACCATGGACGTCGACCTGCTCGAGCGGGTCGTCGGCGCGGAGAGCGGCGAAACGGTCGACGAGATCAGCACGGGCGAACCGCTGATGATGACCGTCGGGACGGCGACGACCGTCGGCTCGGTCACCAGCGCTCGCGAGGGCGAGTGCGAGGTCAAACTCAAGCGCCCCGTCGCCGCCGATCCGGGAACGAAAATCGCGATCAACCGCCGCATCGGCGCGCGCTGGCGGCTGATCGGCCTGGGAACGCTTACGGACTGA
- a CDS encoding geranylgeranyl reductase family protein has translation MYDFVVVGVGPPGARFARQAAEEGYDVLALEKGQVGEPLACSGHVSTDIWNFTGEGAREELFQNEIYGARFHVGGPGSDAYPFYKDDVASNVIDRVGLDRHLADLAREAGADVREEHTVTSVTEHHDRVDVVASGPDGTVEFKAKMLAGCDGPRSRVRDELDLPQPEELLHGVLAFSEEDDHQDFVDVHLTPPTFFAWRIPRGEAGVEYGLAAPPGVQVTKHFEELIDGYEIDVSHRCSGAIPVGPPDRVTSRRAFLIGDAAAQTKPFTGGGILYSMTSADHAAREINPDRPTTLAAYERAWRDDLEREQALGRWIRRAYSLPEPVQRLGLGALSGEIGVHMDRPTSLVSLEHLKAVLSRA, from the coding sequence ATGTACGATTTCGTCGTCGTCGGTGTCGGCCCACCGGGCGCGCGCTTCGCCCGCCAGGCGGCCGAGGAGGGCTACGACGTACTCGCCCTCGAGAAAGGGCAGGTCGGCGAGCCGCTGGCCTGTTCAGGCCACGTGAGTACGGACATCTGGAATTTCACGGGCGAGGGCGCTCGCGAGGAGTTGTTCCAGAACGAGATCTACGGCGCGCGGTTCCACGTCGGCGGCCCCGGGAGCGACGCCTACCCGTTCTACAAGGACGACGTCGCGTCGAACGTCATCGACCGCGTGGGACTGGACCGCCACCTCGCCGACCTCGCCCGTGAGGCGGGCGCGGACGTCCGCGAGGAACACACGGTCACGTCGGTCACCGAACATCACGACCGCGTCGATGTCGTCGCCAGCGGGCCCGACGGAACCGTCGAGTTCAAGGCGAAGATGCTCGCCGGCTGCGATGGCCCGCGCTCGAGAGTGCGAGACGAACTCGACCTCCCTCAGCCCGAGGAACTGCTCCACGGGGTGCTCGCCTTCTCCGAGGAGGACGACCACCAAGACTTCGTCGACGTCCACCTCACGCCGCCGACCTTCTTCGCGTGGCGGATTCCCCGCGGCGAGGCCGGCGTCGAGTACGGCCTCGCGGCTCCCCCGGGCGTTCAGGTGACCAAGCACTTCGAGGAACTGATCGACGGCTACGAGATCGACGTCTCTCACCGCTGTTCCGGGGCGATCCCGGTCGGACCGCCGGACCGCGTGACGAGCCGTCGAGCCTTTCTCATCGGCGACGCGGCGGCCCAGACCAAGCCCTTCACCGGCGGCGGCATCCTCTACAGCATGACCAGCGCCGATCACGCCGCTCGCGAGATCAACCCCGATCGACCGACTACGCTCGCGGCCTACGAGCGCGCCTGGCGTGACGACCTCGAGCGCGAACAGGCGCTCGGTCGCTGGATCCGGCGGGCGTACTCGCTGCCCGAGCCGGTCCAGCGGCTCGGGCTGGGGGCGCTGTCGGGCGAGATCGGCGTCCACATGGATCGGCCGACGTCGCTCGTCTCGCTCGAGCACCTCAAAGCCGTGCTCTCACGGGCCTGA
- a CDS encoding GTP-dependent dephospho-CoA kinase family protein — protein sequence MTRDDDDEPTLAADDQLLVLPDELRHELKEPMGPIETDAERLLETVDGPIIAVGDVVTYHLLQAGRRPDVALVDGRTKRSAVDEEIRDAVTSGASIEVRNPPAELSAPVVRALRRALSTDEPTTILVDGEEDLVALPAIVAAPEGASVVYGQPDEGMVHVKVTDDHRAEMRDLLERFEGDTERFWTLLEDSDGES from the coding sequence GTGACCCGCGACGACGACGACGAGCCGACGCTCGCCGCCGACGATCAGCTACTGGTTTTGCCCGACGAGCTCCGCCACGAACTCAAGGAGCCGATGGGACCGATCGAGACCGACGCCGAACGGCTCCTCGAGACCGTCGACGGCCCCATCATCGCCGTCGGCGACGTCGTCACCTATCACCTCCTGCAGGCGGGCCGCCGACCGGACGTCGCGCTCGTCGACGGGCGGACCAAGCGCAGCGCGGTCGACGAGGAGATCCGCGACGCGGTCACGTCCGGCGCGAGCATCGAAGTGCGGAACCCGCCCGCCGAACTCTCCGCGCCGGTCGTTCGGGCACTCCGACGCGCGCTCTCGACGGACGAACCCACGACGATTCTGGTCGACGGCGAGGAGGACCTCGTCGCGCTGCCGGCGATCGTCGCCGCGCCCGAGGGCGCGAGCGTCGTCTACGGCCAACCCGACGAGGGGATGGTCCACGTCAAAGTCACCGACGACCACCGGGCCGAGATGCGCGACCTGCTCGAGCGCTTCGAGGGCGACACGGAGCGGTTCTGGACGCTACTCGAGGACTCGGACGGCGAGTCGTAA